A section of the Kribbella sp. HUAS MG21 genome encodes:
- the galE gene encoding UDP-glucose 4-epimerase GalE, translating into MTWLVTGGAGYIGAHVVRAFREDGIDVVVIDDLSSGKAEFVPDGVPFVRASLLDGAAVREALDGADGVVHLGGFKYAGVSVERPLHTYTQNVTAMVTLLEAMADKQVRNIVFSSSAGVYGTPKDEVVTEDTQPDPQSPYGESKLIGEWLLRDQAAATELHHTSLRYFNVVGSGDPTVYDASPYNLFPIVCNLLTQGKVPQIYGTDHPTPDGTSVKDYVHVADLARAHVAAARALESGKTLERVYNLGSGTGTSVREIMDAARRVTGIDFTPAEGPRRPGDPSRVVANGDLAARDLGWQNTYTVDQMFATAWEAWPKG; encoded by the coding sequence ATGACGTGGCTCGTGACTGGTGGTGCTGGGTACATCGGGGCGCATGTGGTGCGGGCGTTCCGGGAGGACGGGATCGACGTGGTCGTGATCGACGACCTGTCGAGTGGCAAGGCGGAGTTCGTGCCGGACGGGGTGCCGTTCGTGCGGGCGAGCCTGCTGGACGGTGCGGCGGTGCGGGAGGCGCTCGACGGCGCCGACGGTGTCGTGCACCTCGGCGGGTTCAAGTACGCCGGGGTGTCGGTGGAGCGGCCCTTGCACACCTACACGCAGAACGTCACCGCGATGGTGACGCTGCTCGAGGCGATGGCGGACAAGCAGGTCCGCAACATCGTCTTCTCCTCCAGCGCCGGCGTGTACGGGACCCCGAAGGACGAGGTCGTCACCGAGGACACCCAGCCCGACCCGCAGTCGCCGTACGGCGAGTCGAAGCTGATCGGTGAGTGGCTGCTCCGCGACCAGGCGGCCGCGACCGAGCTGCACCACACCTCGCTGCGCTACTTCAACGTCGTCGGTTCCGGCGACCCGACGGTGTACGACGCCTCGCCGTACAACCTGTTCCCGATCGTCTGCAACCTGCTGACGCAGGGCAAGGTGCCGCAGATCTACGGCACCGACCACCCGACCCCGGACGGTACGTCGGTCAAGGACTACGTGCACGTCGCGGACCTGGCCCGCGCGCACGTCGCGGCCGCTCGCGCGCTCGAGTCCGGCAAGACCCTCGAGCGCGTCTACAACCTGGGCAGCGGCACCGGTACGTCGGTCCGCGAGATCATGGACGCCGCGCGCCGGGTGACCGGCATCGACTTCACCCCGGCCGAAGGTCCGCGCCGCCCCGGCGACCCGTCCCGCGTCGTGGCCAACGGCGACCTCGCGGCCCGCGACCTGGGGTGGCAGAACACCTACACCGTCGACCAGATGTTCGCCACCGCGTGGGAAGCCTGGCCGAAGGGCTAG
- a CDS encoding SDR family NAD(P)-dependent oxidoreductase: MQRFEGKVALVTAAAQGIGAAVARRLAAEGASVVVTDLQQEKAGEVAASIGERALAVRVDVTNRDDVDAAVAAAVDRFGRLDVVVNNAGGCIVRSAPEDATAEEFHAQLDLTLVGASRCIQAALPQLVKHRGNVVTISSVNGIAAFGNVEYSAAKAGQIAMTVNYAARYGALGVRFNVVAPGTIRTPNWDDQQETLDRFATMYPLGRVGEPEDIAAAVAFLASDDASWITGHTLPVEGGVLTGPGVIDLTPSGPFKKEY, from the coding sequence GTGCAGCGGTTCGAGGGAAAGGTCGCGCTGGTCACAGCGGCGGCGCAGGGCATCGGGGCCGCGGTCGCGCGGCGCCTGGCGGCCGAGGGCGCGTCGGTGGTGGTCACCGATCTGCAGCAGGAGAAGGCCGGCGAGGTCGCCGCGTCGATCGGCGAGCGGGCGCTGGCCGTGCGCGTCGACGTGACGAACCGGGACGACGTGGACGCGGCGGTCGCGGCCGCGGTCGACCGGTTCGGCCGGCTCGACGTCGTCGTGAACAACGCCGGCGGGTGCATCGTCCGGTCCGCGCCCGAGGACGCGACCGCCGAGGAGTTCCACGCCCAGCTCGACCTGACGCTGGTCGGCGCGTCCCGCTGCATCCAGGCGGCGCTCCCGCAACTGGTGAAGCACCGCGGGAACGTTGTCACGATCAGCTCGGTGAACGGCATCGCCGCCTTCGGCAACGTCGAGTACTCCGCCGCGAAGGCCGGCCAGATCGCGATGACGGTCAACTACGCCGCGCGGTACGGCGCGCTCGGCGTCCGGTTCAACGTCGTTGCCCCCGGCACCATTCGGACGCCGAACTGGGACGACCAGCAGGAGACCCTCGACCGGTTCGCGACGATGTACCCGCTCGGCCGGGTCGGCGAGCCGGAGGACATCGCGGCCGCGGTCGCGTTCCTCGCCTCCGACGACGCCTCCTGGATCACCGGCCACACCCTCCCGGTCGAGGGCGGCGTCCTGACCGGCCCCGGCGTCATCGACCTGACGCCGTCGGGACCGTTCAAGAAGGAGTACTAG
- a CDS encoding TIGR03089 family protein — protein sequence MSRVLPELFAAAVRRDGAAPFLTYYDDATGERIELSALTTANWVAKTANLLVDEYDLEAGETVAIGLPPHWLGVVWALSTWSVGAALTSGTGTVAITGPDFAIRGERETAASALLPLGGRFREPLPDGIQDYGAEVYNHPDVFVPFDPPTPASPAYDELTHEDLIGMAEPVRDRILVTRTLTDRAGLALLVGVIAGGGSIVLCRNLDAAELERRVADEKVDRVLEG from the coding sequence ATGTCACGAGTTCTGCCCGAGCTGTTCGCGGCCGCGGTCCGCCGGGACGGCGCCGCGCCGTTCCTCACCTACTACGACGACGCGACCGGCGAGCGGATCGAGCTGAGTGCGCTCACCACCGCGAACTGGGTCGCGAAGACGGCGAACCTGCTGGTCGACGAGTACGACCTCGAGGCCGGCGAGACGGTGGCGATCGGACTGCCGCCGCACTGGCTGGGCGTGGTCTGGGCGCTGTCCACCTGGTCGGTGGGCGCGGCGCTGACCAGCGGCACCGGGACCGTCGCGATCACCGGGCCCGACTTCGCGATCCGGGGCGAGCGCGAGACCGCCGCGTCCGCGTTGCTGCCGCTCGGCGGCCGCTTCCGGGAGCCGTTGCCCGACGGCATCCAGGACTACGGCGCCGAGGTCTACAACCACCCGGACGTGTTCGTCCCGTTCGACCCGCCGACGCCCGCTTCCCCGGCGTACGACGAGCTCACCCACGAGGACTTGATCGGTATGGCGGAACCGGTGCGCGACCGGATCCTCGTGACGCGGACGCTGACCGACCGCGCGGGGCTGGCCCTGCTCGTCGGCGTGATCGCCGGGGGTGGTTCGATCGTCCTCTGCCGCAACCTGGACGCCGCCGAGCTGGAGCGCCGGGTCGCGGACGAGAAGGTCGACCGGGTCTTGGAGGGGTAG
- a CDS encoding hemolysin family protein, with protein sequence MSTPLALTISVVLLALNGFFVAAEFALVASKRHRLEEAAASGSRSARAAIAGVSELSLMLAGAQLGITLCTLGLGSLSEPAVAHLLHPLFELAHLPEAVGHVIALIIAVAGIGLLHVLLGEMAPKSWAISDPERSALVLALPFRGFTYLFRPLLLVLNWLANLCVRLVKVTPQNEIANAHGPDELRLLIQSSREHGTLEEPEHELLTAMLALQNTTVGQVMTPIDQLSTVAATASAREVELTSRREGHSRLAVVTPGPDGTPGICGIVHVRDAARATTAGATTRPASDLMTAALELGDNTPVAKAIRTMRDERAQLAVVCGGPSAGPIGVVALEDLLEEVIGEFDDETDPIITATRTE encoded by the coding sequence ATGAGTACTCCGCTGGCGTTGACCATCTCCGTCGTCCTGCTCGCGCTGAACGGGTTCTTCGTCGCGGCCGAGTTCGCGCTGGTGGCGTCGAAGCGGCATCGGCTCGAGGAGGCGGCCGCGTCCGGCAGCCGCTCGGCGCGGGCCGCGATCGCCGGGGTCAGCGAGCTGTCGCTGATGCTCGCGGGCGCTCAGCTCGGGATCACCTTGTGCACGCTGGGGCTCGGATCGCTGAGCGAGCCGGCCGTCGCGCATCTGCTGCACCCCCTGTTCGAGCTCGCGCACCTCCCGGAGGCGGTCGGTCACGTGATCGCCCTGATCATCGCGGTGGCCGGGATCGGCCTGTTGCACGTGCTGCTCGGCGAGATGGCGCCGAAGTCGTGGGCGATCAGCGACCCGGAGCGGTCGGCGCTCGTGCTGGCCCTGCCGTTCCGGGGCTTCACATACCTGTTCCGGCCGCTGCTGCTGGTGCTCAACTGGCTCGCGAACCTGTGCGTCCGGCTGGTGAAGGTCACACCGCAGAACGAGATCGCCAACGCGCACGGCCCCGACGAGCTGCGGCTGCTGATCCAGTCCTCCCGCGAACACGGCACCCTCGAGGAGCCCGAGCACGAACTGCTCACCGCGATGCTCGCACTGCAGAACACCACCGTCGGCCAGGTGATGACACCGATCGACCAGCTGTCCACGGTCGCGGCGACCGCCTCCGCCCGTGAGGTCGAGCTGACCAGCCGCCGCGAAGGCCACTCCCGCCTCGCCGTCGTCACGCCCGGCCCTGACGGCACGCCCGGAATCTGCGGCATCGTCCACGTCCGGGACGCGGCCCGCGCGACCACCGCCGGCGCCACCACCAGGCCCGCGTCCGACCTGATGACCGCGGCGCTCGAGCTCGGCGACAACACCCCGGTGGCCAAGGCGATCCGCACCATGCGCGACGAACGCGCCCAGCTGGCCGTGGTCTGCGGCGGCCCGTCCGCGGGCCCGATCGGCGTCGTGGCCCTCGAGGACCTGCTCGAAGAAGTCATCGGCGAGTTCGACGACGAAACCGACCCGATCATCACCGCCACCCGCACCGAGTAG
- a CDS encoding coenzyme F420-0:L-glutamate ligase produces MRKQLEIFPVTGLPEVAAGDDLAALIADGTDLRDGDVVSVTSKIVSKAEGRLTHGTRREAVDAELVRVVAQRGDTRIVQTRHGLVMAAAGTDTSNTAPGTVLLLPVDPDASARALRTALKERYDVNVGIVVTDTLGRPWRNGQTDLAIGAAGVTVVEDLRGTTDSHGNVLAVTEPALADEIASASELVKGKADGVPVAVLRGLDDAVLPVGEHGPGARALVRDAEHDMFSLGTREAARAAVLDRQPPAGAREADPAVWSGLLADVDGVRLQVADNAVTVFGEEPVTVGMVAERLAVLLHAEGYGVTVRPGPGSEATVTFGSRSR; encoded by the coding sequence ATGAGGAAGCAGCTGGAGATCTTCCCGGTGACCGGCCTGCCCGAGGTGGCGGCCGGGGACGACCTGGCCGCGCTGATCGCCGACGGCACCGACCTGCGCGACGGCGACGTCGTCTCGGTGACCTCGAAGATCGTCAGCAAAGCCGAGGGCCGGCTGACCCATGGGACCCGCCGCGAGGCCGTGGACGCCGAGCTCGTCCGGGTCGTCGCGCAACGCGGCGACACCCGGATCGTGCAGACCCGGCACGGCCTGGTGATGGCCGCGGCGGGCACCGACACGTCCAACACGGCTCCCGGCACGGTGCTGCTGCTCCCGGTCGACCCGGACGCGTCCGCGCGCGCCCTGCGCACCGCACTCAAGGAGCGGTACGACGTCAACGTCGGCATCGTCGTCACGGACACGCTCGGCCGCCCGTGGCGCAACGGCCAGACCGACCTCGCGATCGGCGCCGCGGGCGTCACCGTGGTCGAGGACCTGCGTGGTACGACGGACAGCCACGGCAATGTGCTGGCGGTGACCGAGCCCGCGCTGGCGGACGAGATCGCCAGCGCCAGCGAGCTGGTCAAGGGCAAGGCGGACGGGGTCCCGGTCGCGGTGCTGCGCGGCCTGGACGACGCCGTACTGCCGGTCGGTGAGCACGGCCCGGGCGCCCGGGCGCTGGTGCGGGACGCCGAGCACGACATGTTCAGTCTCGGCACCCGGGAGGCGGCGCGGGCCGCCGTACTCGACCGGCAGCCGCCGGCCGGCGCGCGGGAGGCCGATCCGGCCGTGTGGTCCGGTTTGCTCGCCGACGTCGACGGAGTCCGGCTGCAGGTGGCTGACAACGCTGTCACCGTGTTTGGCGAAGAGCCGGTGACAGTGGGTATGGTGGCGGAGCGGCTCGCCGTACTGCTGCACGCCGAGGGGTACGGCGTGACCGTGCGGCCCGGGCCGGGCAGCGAGGCGACGGTCACGTTCGGCTCACGGTCGCGGTAG
- a CDS encoding NAD(+)/NADH kinase, with translation MAIRRLGLVVHQGRPVAVETAGTVREWAAEHGIGCTDIDVWTDHEERRTGTEELHHAGDPDLVVTLGGDGTFLRGARIAAKNDAAVLGVDLGKVGFLTEVACKDVEAALEAVHHGGATYEERMTLTMRASRPLEIPTGIESLLRYGHGPALPPPPVRHEMAEGDGWGMALDVTALNDVVVEKLARDHQVALGVYLSGRLLASYSADAVIVATPTGSTAYSFAAGGPILSPNTEAIVFTPVAPHMTFNRTVVAAPDEPIALRVLPHSGQAAVSIDGQLRGVLDPGDWIGVYGSPRRLRLVRLGPTDFYGRLRDRFRLTDAPATALDGEAELFWQPADSPVPPDLQHLRIPQPPGDDR, from the coding sequence GTGGCGATCAGGCGGCTGGGGCTGGTGGTTCACCAGGGGCGGCCGGTGGCGGTGGAGACCGCCGGGACCGTGCGGGAGTGGGCTGCCGAGCACGGGATCGGGTGCACCGACATCGACGTCTGGACGGATCACGAGGAACGGCGGACCGGGACCGAGGAGCTGCACCACGCCGGTGACCCGGACCTCGTCGTGACGCTCGGCGGCGACGGGACCTTCCTGCGCGGCGCCCGGATCGCCGCCAAGAACGACGCCGCCGTCCTCGGCGTCGACCTCGGCAAGGTCGGGTTCCTCACCGAGGTCGCCTGCAAGGACGTCGAGGCCGCACTGGAGGCGGTGCACCACGGCGGAGCGACGTACGAGGAACGGATGACGCTGACCATGCGCGCGTCGCGGCCGCTGGAGATCCCGACCGGCATCGAGTCGCTGCTGCGGTACGGGCACGGGCCCGCGCTGCCTCCGCCGCCGGTCCGGCACGAGATGGCCGAGGGCGACGGCTGGGGGATGGCGCTCGACGTCACCGCGCTGAACGACGTGGTGGTGGAGAAGCTGGCGCGCGACCACCAGGTGGCGCTCGGCGTGTACCTGTCCGGCCGGCTGCTGGCGTCGTACTCCGCCGACGCGGTGATCGTGGCGACGCCCACCGGGTCGACGGCGTACAGCTTCGCCGCCGGCGGGCCGATCCTGTCGCCGAACACGGAGGCGATCGTGTTCACCCCGGTCGCGCCGCACATGACCTTCAACCGGACGGTGGTCGCGGCGCCGGACGAGCCGATCGCGCTGCGCGTGCTGCCGCATTCCGGACAGGCCGCGGTCAGTATCGACGGGCAGCTTCGCGGCGTGCTCGATCCGGGGGACTGGATCGGCGTCTACGGGTCGCCGCGCCGGTTGCGGCTGGTCCGGCTGGGCCCGACCGACTTCTACGGGCGCCTGCGCGACCGCTTCCGGCTCACGGACGCGCCCGCGACGGCGCTCGACGGCGAGGCCGAACTGTTCTGGCAACCGGCCGATTCGCCGGTGCCTCCCGACCTCCAGCACCTGCGGATTCCGCAGCCGCCTGGTGACGACCGGTAG
- a CDS encoding hemolysin family protein, whose protein sequence is MLILAGLGLILVLTVATGYFVAQEFSYVAVDRSRLQTLAADGDAAAARALKVTARLSFVLSGAQVGITITALLAGYVAEPYLGEGLQRLFGTAGVPAAASVSISVILALLLATIIQMVLGELAPKNLAIARAEAIALRLSRSTLVYLAVAGPVIHLFDSASNRILRRVGIEPVEELPQGATAQELDRIIETSYEQGLLDQDTMRLLDRGLDFRGRTAGEAMVPRVDVITMHREEPLTRVVELQDTGHSRFPVIGATVDEVIGVVAIGDVVELEPADRATIAVGSLASPPVVVPTTLPLPGVLERLRVARRQLAIVVDEYGGFAGIVSLEDIAEELVGEIRDEDDLPEAGPVQGGDGSWVLPARWRLDQVSEATGVQLPDGDYYETVSGLVMARLGRIPAVGDALVVELPHRIDHDGRPVPAEFVRLTVQTIERRVPGIVLLERVS, encoded by the coding sequence ATGCTGATCCTGGCCGGTCTGGGCCTGATCCTGGTGCTGACCGTTGCCACCGGCTACTTCGTCGCGCAGGAGTTCTCGTACGTCGCCGTCGACCGGAGCCGGCTGCAGACGCTGGCCGCGGACGGTGACGCGGCCGCCGCCCGGGCACTGAAGGTCACCGCGCGGTTGTCGTTCGTGCTGTCCGGCGCGCAGGTCGGGATCACGATCACCGCCTTGCTGGCCGGGTACGTCGCCGAGCCGTATCTCGGCGAGGGCCTGCAGCGCCTGTTCGGCACCGCCGGGGTCCCGGCGGCCGCGAGCGTGTCGATCTCGGTGATCCTGGCGTTGCTGCTGGCAACGATCATCCAGATGGTGCTCGGCGAGCTGGCGCCGAAGAACCTGGCGATCGCCCGCGCCGAGGCGATCGCGCTGCGGCTGTCCCGGTCGACGCTGGTCTACCTGGCGGTCGCGGGCCCGGTGATCCACCTGTTCGACTCGGCGTCGAACCGGATCCTGCGCCGGGTGGGCATCGAGCCGGTCGAGGAGCTGCCGCAGGGCGCGACGGCGCAGGAGCTCGACCGGATCATCGAGACGTCGTACGAGCAGGGGTTGCTGGACCAGGACACCATGCGGCTGCTGGACCGCGGCCTGGACTTCCGCGGCCGGACCGCGGGCGAGGCGATGGTGCCGCGCGTCGATGTGATCACCATGCACCGCGAGGAGCCGCTGACCCGGGTGGTCGAGCTCCAGGACACGGGGCACAGCCGGTTCCCGGTGATCGGTGCGACGGTCGACGAGGTGATCGGCGTGGTCGCGATCGGCGACGTGGTCGAGCTCGAACCGGCCGACCGCGCGACGATCGCGGTCGGTTCGCTGGCGTCGCCGCCGGTCGTCGTACCGACCACGCTCCCGCTGCCCGGCGTCCTGGAGCGGTTGCGGGTCGCGCGGCGGCAGCTCGCGATCGTCGTCGACGAGTACGGCGGGTTCGCGGGCATCGTGTCGCTGGAGGACATCGCGGAGGAGCTGGTCGGCGAGATCCGCGACGAGGACGACCTGCCGGAGGCGGGACCGGTGCAGGGCGGCGACGGATCGTGGGTGCTGCCGGCCCGCTGGCGGCTCGACCAGGTGTCGGAGGCCACCGGCGTCCAGCTTCCGGACGGTGACTACTACGAGACGGTGTCCGGCCTGGTGATGGCCCGGCTGGGGCGGATCCCGGCGGTCGGTGACGCGCTGGTGGTGGAGCTGCCGCACCGGATCGACCACGACGGGCGGCCGGTCCCGGCCGAGTTCGTCCGGCTCACGGTGCAGACGATCGAGCGCCGGGTGCCCGGCATCGTCCTGCTGGAGCGGGTGTCATGA
- the cofD gene encoding 2-phospho-L-lactate transferase: MRLTVLAGGIGGSAFLRGLIKARPDAEITVVGNTADDITLFGLRVCPDLDTVMYTLGGGISEERKWGREDETWVIKEELAAYGVEPTWFGLGDRDVATHLVRTQMLDAGYSLSAVTEALCARWKLPVRLLPMSDDRIETHVVVDDPEQPGKRKAIHFQEYWVRYQADIPAHQIVAVGQDKAKPAPGVLEAIADCDVLIIPPSNPVVSVGTILGVPGIREAVRETAAPVIGLSPIIGTGPVRGMADKVLATVGVAATASAVARYYGARQSGGVLDGWLIDTTDAIQADSIAGAGIHVQAVPLWMTDETTTAAMADAALTLAEAVRR; encoded by the coding sequence ATGCGATTGACAGTGCTGGCCGGCGGCATCGGCGGTTCCGCCTTCCTGCGGGGTCTGATCAAGGCCCGACCGGACGCCGAGATCACCGTCGTGGGGAACACCGCGGACGACATCACCCTGTTCGGCCTGCGGGTCTGTCCCGACCTCGACACCGTCATGTACACCCTCGGCGGCGGCATCTCCGAAGAGCGCAAGTGGGGCCGCGAGGACGAGACCTGGGTGATCAAGGAGGAGCTCGCGGCGTACGGCGTGGAGCCCACCTGGTTCGGGCTCGGCGACCGGGACGTCGCGACGCACCTGGTGCGCACGCAGATGCTGGACGCCGGCTACAGCCTGAGCGCGGTGACCGAGGCGCTGTGCGCCCGCTGGAAGCTCCCGGTCCGGCTGCTGCCGATGAGCGACGACCGGATCGAGACCCACGTCGTGGTGGACGACCCGGAGCAGCCCGGCAAGCGCAAGGCCATCCACTTCCAGGAGTACTGGGTCCGCTACCAGGCCGACATCCCCGCCCACCAGATCGTTGCCGTCGGCCAGGACAAGGCCAAGCCGGCGCCCGGGGTGCTGGAGGCGATCGCGGACTGCGACGTGCTCATCATCCCGCCGTCGAACCCGGTGGTCTCGGTCGGCACCATCCTCGGCGTCCCCGGGATCCGGGAAGCGGTCCGGGAGACGGCCGCGCCGGTCATCGGGCTGTCGCCGATCATCGGCACCGGGCCGGTCCGCGGCATGGCCGACAAGGTGCTGGCGACCGTCGGCGTCGCGGCCACCGCGTCGGCCGTGGCGCGGTACTACGGTGCGCGCCAGTCCGGCGGCGTCCTGGACGGCTGGCTGATCGACACCACGGACGCGATCCAGGCGGATTCGATCGCGGGCGCCGGAATTCACGTCCAGGCCGTGCCGTTGTGGATGACGGACGAGACCACCACCGCCGCGATGGCTGACGCGGCACTGACCCTCGCGGAGGCCGTACGGCGATGA
- a CDS encoding DUF3105 domain-containing protein, which translates to MIEKMQREQARSDRRRTILIVVCSIVIGLAIIAYPAIRLIQDSRTKNAALTDFGVAASAASCDAPTNDDGGGTQDHRPDGEKIAYAVSPPSSGPHYADWAPFSKKFYTMDDRPAVENLVHNLEHGYTILWYKDTLPKDQIDEIEKISKSKLPESSIGKFIAAPFKQDEGKGWPEGKNLAFAHWSAPGADQKSFGHRQFCGSVSGDALKQFMEKYPAADAQEPNGG; encoded by the coding sequence ATGATCGAGAAGATGCAGCGCGAGCAGGCCCGCTCGGACCGCCGCCGGACGATCCTGATCGTGGTGTGCTCCATCGTGATCGGCCTGGCCATCATCGCCTACCCGGCGATCCGGCTGATCCAGGACTCCCGGACCAAGAACGCGGCGCTCACCGACTTCGGCGTGGCCGCCTCCGCGGCGTCCTGCGACGCGCCGACCAACGACGACGGCGGCGGCACCCAGGACCACCGCCCGGACGGGGAGAAGATCGCGTACGCGGTCTCGCCGCCGTCCTCCGGCCCGCACTACGCGGACTGGGCGCCGTTCAGCAAGAAGTTCTACACGATGGACGACCGGCCCGCGGTCGAGAACCTGGTCCACAACCTGGAGCACGGCTACACGATCCTCTGGTACAAGGACACGCTGCCGAAGGACCAGATCGACGAGATCGAGAAGATCTCCAAGTCGAAGCTCCCGGAGTCGTCGATCGGCAAGTTCATCGCCGCGCCCTTCAAGCAGGACGAGGGCAAGGGCTGGCCCGAGGGCAAGAACCTCGCGTTCGCGCACTGGAGCGCCCCCGGCGCCGACCAGAAGTCCTTCGGCCACCGCCAGTTCTGCGGCTCGGTCAGCGGCGACGCCCTCAAGCAGTTCATGGAGAAGTACCCGGCCGCCGACGCCCAGGAGCCGAACGGCGGCTGA
- a CDS encoding sugar phosphate nucleotidyltransferase, whose product MRNVVILAGGSGTRLWPMSRDDRPKQVLPLAAGQSLLRVAYNRLLGLVEPENIYVCTVGAITDVVRKELPELGPHNIIGEPARRDTANAVGLASAVVARNDPDAVVAFVGSDHLISPEEEFRAAIEHGFEVVEARPRSLVTFGIEPTHPHTGLGYIERGAPIEGTSAYVVDRFREKPDRETAEEYLATGRFWWNSGMFVWRASTVLSVLDELLPESAARLREVAAVWDTPERDATLEEIYPNLRKISVDYAVMEPASQGKVDADVVVVPMPVHWLDVGSWAALADTYAADEHGNRTDSITLSCLLDSHDNIIVTDDPDHLVAAVGLRSHIIVHTQDVTMVCPLSDGERVKDLVAQVQSDHASYL is encoded by the coding sequence ATGCGAAACGTGGTGATCCTGGCGGGTGGTTCGGGGACGCGGCTGTGGCCGATGTCCAGAGACGACAGGCCGAAGCAGGTGCTGCCGCTGGCGGCCGGGCAGTCGTTGCTGCGGGTGGCGTACAACCGGCTGCTCGGGCTGGTCGAGCCGGAGAACATCTACGTCTGTACGGTCGGCGCGATCACCGACGTCGTCCGCAAGGAACTGCCGGAGCTCGGCCCGCACAACATCATCGGCGAGCCGGCCCGCCGGGACACCGCGAACGCCGTCGGGCTCGCGTCCGCCGTGGTGGCGCGCAACGACCCGGACGCCGTGGTGGCGTTCGTCGGGTCGGACCACCTGATCAGCCCGGAGGAGGAGTTCCGGGCGGCGATCGAGCACGGGTTCGAGGTGGTGGAGGCGCGGCCGCGGTCGCTGGTGACGTTCGGGATCGAGCCGACCCATCCGCACACCGGGCTCGGGTACATCGAGCGCGGGGCGCCGATCGAGGGTACGTCGGCGTACGTCGTGGACCGGTTCCGCGAGAAGCCGGACCGCGAGACCGCCGAGGAGTACCTCGCCACCGGGCGGTTCTGGTGGAACTCCGGGATGTTCGTGTGGCGGGCGTCGACCGTGCTGAGCGTCCTCGACGAGCTGCTGCCCGAGTCGGCCGCGCGGCTGCGGGAGGTCGCCGCCGTCTGGGACACCCCGGAGCGGGACGCGACCCTCGAGGAGATCTACCCGAACCTGCGCAAGATCAGCGTCGACTACGCGGTCATGGAGCCGGCCTCGCAGGGCAAGGTCGACGCGGACGTGGTCGTCGTACCGATGCCGGTGCACTGGCTGGACGTCGGCTCGTGGGCCGCGCTCGCCGACACGTACGCCGCCGACGAGCACGGCAACCGCACCGACAGCATCACGCTGAGCTGCCTGCTCGACTCCCACGACAACATCATCGTCACCGACGACCCGGACCACCTGGTCGCCGCGGTCGGCCTGCGCAGCCACATCATCGTCCACACCCAGGACGTCACCATGGTCTGCCCGCTGTCCGACGGCGAACGCGTCAAGGACCTGGTCGCCCAGGTCCAGTCCGACCACGCCAGCTACCTCTAG